In one Brassica oleracea var. oleracea cultivar TO1000 chromosome C9, BOL, whole genome shotgun sequence genomic region, the following are encoded:
- the LOC106316264 gene encoding probable N-acetyl-gamma-glutamyl-phosphate reductase, chloroplastic encodes MTADRKAGQSMDSVFPHLTAQKLPRLISIKDADFSTVDAVFCCLPHGTTQEIIKRLPTSLKIVDLSADFRLRDISEYEEWYGQPHKAVELQKEVVYGLTELLRDDIKKALLVANPGCYPTSVQLPLVPLLKANLIKHDNIIIDAKSGVSGAGHWC; translated from the exons ATGACTGCAGATAGAAAAGCTGGCCAGTCTATGGATAGCGTTTTCCCTCACCTCACAGCTCAA AAACTACCTAGATTGATATCGATTAAGGATGCAGATTTCTCTACTGTGGATGCTGTATTCTGCTGTTTGCCTCACGGAACAACCCAG GAAATCATCAAGCGACTGCCCACCTCTTTAAAAATCGTTGATCTTTCAGCG GACTTTCGGTTGCGTGATATCTCTGAATATGAAGAATGGTATGGTCAGCCACACAAGGCTGTAGAGTTACAG AAAGAAGTTGTGTATGGTCTTACAGAGTTACTAAGGGATGACATCAAAAAGGCTCTTCTTGTGGCTAATCCAGGCTGTTACCCTACTTCTGTTCAGCTTCCTCTTGTTCCTCTTCTAAAG GCAAATCTCATCAAACATGACAACATTATCATCGACGCAAAATCTGGTGTTAGTGGAGCAG GACACTGGTGCTAA
- the LOC106313541 gene encoding putative glucose-6-phosphate 1-epimerase — translation MAATEHPSFELAKGINGLDKIVLRQSRYRSAEVYLYGGHVTSWKNENGEELLYLSSKAIFKPPKPIRGGIPLCFPQFSNLGTLESHGFARNRIWEVDASPPPLPTYSSPNAFVDLILRPTEDDLKTWPHNFEFRMRVDLGSEGELTLTSRIRNTNADGKPFTFTFAYHTYFSVSDISEVRVEGLETLDYLDNLKNRERFTEQGDAITFESEIDKIYLSTPTKIAILDHEKKRTFVVRKDGLADAVVWNPWDKKSKSISDLGDEDYKHMLCVEAAAVERPITLKPGEEWKGRLELSAVPSSYSSGQLDPKKVLQ, via the exons ATGGCGGCGACTGAGCATCCTTCTTTTGAGCTCGCCAAAGGTATCAATGGCCTCGACAAAATTGTCCTCCGCCAGTCTCGTTACCGCTCCGCCGAG GTATACTTGTATGGTGGTCATGTGACTTCTTGGAAGAATGAGAACGGTGAAGAGTTGCTTTACCTCAGCAGCAAG GCTATATTCAAGCCTCCAAAACCAATCCGTGGAGGGATTCCGCTATGCTTCCCACAA TTCAGTAACCTTGGTACACTCGAATCACATGGATTCGCTAGAAACAGGATCTGGGAAGTTGATGCTAGCCCACCTCCTTTGCCAACGTATTCTTCTCCTAATGCTTTCGTTGACCTGATCCTGAGGCCAACTGAAGACGATCTGAAGACATGGCCTCACAA TTTTGAGTTCCGGATGAGGGTGGACTTGGGATCTGAAGGGGAATTGACACTGACATCTCGTATCAGGAACACCAACGCTGATGGAAAGCCGTTTACATTCACATTTGCTTATCACACCTATTTCTCTGTCTCTGACATCAG TGAAGTACGGGTTGAAGGATTGGAGACTCTGGATTATCTAGACAACTTAAAGAACAGAGAACGTTTTACCGAGCAAGGAGATGCTATTACTTTTGAATCTGAA ATTGACAAGATATACCTAAGCACTCCTACAAAGATTGCTATTTTGGACCATGAGAAAAAGAGGACTTTCGTTGTTCGCAAGGACGGGCTTGCCGATGCAG TGGTGTGGAATCCATGGGATAAGAAGTCGAAGTCGATATCGGACTTGGGAGATGAAGACTATAAGCATATGCTATGTGTTGAAGCTGCAGCTGTGGAAAGACCCATCACATTAAAACCGGGTGAAGAATGGAAAGGAAGACTCGAGCTCTCTGCGGTTCCTTCTAGTTACTCCAGTGGACAGCTTGACCCCAAGAAAGTCCTCCAATGA
- the LOC106315404 gene encoding villin-5 — MTFSMRDLDQALQGCGQKSGIEIWRIESFKPVAVPKESHGKFFTGDSYIVLKTTASRSGSLHHDIHYWLGKDSSQDEAGSVAVMTVELDSALGGRAVQYREVQGQETEKFLSYFKPCIIPQEGGVASGFNHVKPEEHQTRLYICKGKHVVRVKEVPFARSTLNHDDVFILDTESKIFQFSGSKSSIQERAKALEVVQYIKDTYHDGKCEIAAVEDGRMMADAEAGEFWGLFGGFAPLPKKPASSDDQTAESDGIKLLSVEKGTTEPIEVESLQKDLLDTNKCYILDCGLELFVWKGRSTSIDQRKSASQAAEEFFQSSERPKLNLVSVMEGFETVMFRSKFDSWPATSTVAEPQQGRGKVAALLQRQGVNVQGLVKTSSSSSKDEPKPYIDATGNLQVWRMNGEEKISLEAAEQSKFYSGNCYIFQYSYPGEDREEHLVGTWLGKQSVEEDRESAISIASKMVESMKFMPAQARIYEGKEPIQFFVIMQSFITFKGGVSDAFKKYIAENEVPDNTYDKEGVALFRVQGSGPENMQAIQIEAVSTGLNSSHCYLLHGNSTVFTWCGNLTSSDDKELMERMLDLIKPNEHTKAQKEGSECEQFWELLGGKSEYPSQKIKKDGESDPHLFSCTFSNENLKVTEIFSFTQDDLMTEDIFILDCHTEIFVWVGQQVDPKKKPQVLTIGEKFLKHDFLLENLASETPIYIVTEGNEPPFFTRFFTWDSSKSAMHGNSFQKKLAVLTNKGKPLLDKPKRRVPVYSSRSSVPDKSQPRSRSMTSSPDRARVRGRSPAFNALAANFEKLGTRNQSTPPPMVSPLVRKLYPKSNAPDLTKLAPKSAAFAARTALFEKFRPTPQEAAPTTPSSSEATNEAEAPKPTSETTEEESMNNIHEDSKEEAEAEEDSSLPTFSYERLKTDSEDPVPDIDLARREAYMSAAEFNEKLEMTKKEFYKLPKWKQNKLKMAVQLF; from the exons ATGACGTTTTCTATGAGAGATTTAGATCAGGCTCTCCAAGGATGTGGCCAGAAATC CGGGATTGAAATATGGCGCATCGAGAGCTTCAAACCTGTCGCTGTTCCAAAAGAGTCCCATGGTAAATTTTTCACCGGGGATTCCTATATTGTCTTAAAG ACCACAGCGTCAAGAAGCGGTTCCCTCCATCACGATATTCACTACTGGCTTGGTAAAGATTCCAGTCAG GACGAAGCTGGTTCTGTAGCCGTTATGACAGTTGAACTAGATTCAGCGTTAGGTGGGCGTGCTGTTCAGTACCGAGAAGTACAGGGTCAAGAGACCGAGAAGTTCCTTTCCTACTTCAAACCTTGCATTATACCTCAGGAAGGTGGCGTTGCTTCCGGGTTCAACCACGTCAAGCCCGAGGAGCATCAGACGCGTCTGTATATTTGCAAAGGCAAACATGTCGTCCGTGTAAAGGAG GTGCCGTTTGCTCGGTCTACTCTCAACCACGACGACGTTTTCATTCTTGATACAGAGTCCAAAATTTTCCAGTTCAGTGGTTCCAAATCGAGTATTCAAGAAAGAGCCAAAGCTCTTGAGGTTGTTCAGTACATTAAAGACACGTACCATGATGGAAAGTGCGAGATTGCTGCTGTTG AGGATGGGAGGATGATGGCTGATGCTGAAGCTGGAGAGTTTTGGGGTTTGTTTGGTGGGTTTGCTCCGCTTCCTAAGAAACCAGCATCCAGTGATGACCAAACCGCTGAATCTGACGGGATCAAACTCTTGAG TGTTGAGAAGGGAACGACAGAACCCATAGAGGTTGAGTCTTTGCAGAAAGACCTTCTGGACACTAACAAATGTTACATTCTCGACTGTGGGCTCGAATTGTTCGTTTGGAAGGGTAGAAGTACTTCAATCGACCAAAGAAAGAGCGCAAGTCAAGCTGCAGAA GAGTTTTTTCAATCGTCCGAACGTCCAAAATTGAACCTGGTCAGTGTGATGGAAGGGTTTGAAACAGTGATGTTCCGATCTAAGTTTGATTCATGGCCAGCTACAAGTACCGTAGCTGAGCCCCAACAGGGCCGAGGCAAAGTTGCAG CTCTTTTGCAACGGCAAGGAGTTAACGTTCAAGGCCTGGTCAAGACTTCTTCTTCTTCTTCTAAAGACGAACCTAAACCATACATTGATGCCACAGGAAATCTCCAG GTCTGGCGAATGAATGGCGAGGAAAAGATCTCTCTTGAAGCAGCAGAGCAATCAAAGTTCTACAGCGGAAATTGTTACATATTCCAGTACTCATATCCAGGAGAAGACAGGGAGGAACATCTAGTGGGTACTTGGTTAGGAAAGCAAAGCGTCGAG GAAGACAGAGAATCTGCTATTTCCATAGCAAGTAAGATGGTTGAATCCATGAAGTTTATGCCGGCGCAG GCTCGCATTTACGAGGGAAAAGAACCGATTCAGTTTTTCGTGATCATGCAAAGCTTCATCACATTTAAG GGTGGTGTAAGTGATGCTTTCAAGAAGTACATAGCAGAGAACGAAGTTCCTGATAATACTTATGATAAAGAAGGTGTAGCGCTGTTTAGGGTTCAAGGTTCCGGACCAGAGAACATGCAAGCAATACAGATAGAAGCG GTTTCCACAGGGCTAAATTCTTCGCATTGTTATCTATTACATGGTAACTCGACTGTTTTCACTTGGTGTGGCAATCTAACTTCCTCCGATGATAAAGAACTTATGGAGAGAATGTTGGATCTGATCAAG CCAAATGAACACACCAAGGCACAAAAGGAAGGTTCAGAGTGTGAACAGTTTTGGGAATTATTAGGAGGCAAATCAGAATATCCGAGCCAGAAGATCAAAAAGGATGGAGAGAGTGATCCTCATCTCTTCTCTTGCACATTCTCCAACG AAAATCTAAAG GTTACAGAGATCTTCAGCTTCACTCAAGATGATTTGATGACTGAAGATATCTTCATTCTTGATTGTCACACTGAGATCTTTGTCTGGGTCGGGCAACAAGTTGACCCCAAGAAGAAACCACAAGTTTTAACCATTGGAGAG AAATTCCTTAAGCACGATTTCCTTCTAGAGAATCTAGCAAGCGAGACGCCGATATACATTGTAACTGAAGGAAACGAACCTCCATTTTTTACTCGGTTCTTCACCTGGGACTCTTCTAAATCTGCA ATGCATGGAAACTCTTTCCAGAAAAAGCTTGCAGTCCTGACAAACAAAGGAAAGCCGCTTCTAGAT AAACCTAAAAGAAGAGTACCAGTGTATAGTAGCCGGTCCAGCGTTCCAGACAAATCACAGCCGCGGTCAAGAAGTATGACTTCTAGTCCAGACAGAGCTCGGGTGAGGGGACGATCTCCAGCTTTCAACGCACTTGCTGCGAACTTTGAGAAATTAGGCACAAGAAACCAATCAACTCCACCACCTATGGTTAGCCCATTGGTCCGGAAGCTTTATCCGAAATCTAATGCACCAGACCTCACAAAGCTCGCTCCCAAATCCGCAGCTTTTGCTGCCCGCACAGCGCTTTTCGAGAAATTTAGGCCTACTCCTCAAGAAGCAGCACCAACTACCCCCAGTTCATCTGAAG CTACAAACGAAGCAGAGGCACCAAAGCCAACATCAGAGACGACAGAGGAAGAATCAATGAACAACATTCATGAAGATTCAAAAGAAGAAGCAGAAGCAGAAGAAGACAGCAGCCTGCCTACTTTCTCATACGAACGCCTCAAAACGGACTCAGAGGATCCTGTTCCAGATATCGACCTCGCTAGAAGAGAG GCATACATGAGTGCAGCAGAGTTCAATGAGAAACTTGAAATGACAAAGAAAGAATTTTATAAACTGCCAAAGTGGAAACAAAACAAGCTTAAAATGGCTGTTCAATTATTCTGA